The following proteins are co-located in the Prionailurus viverrinus isolate Anna chromosome A1, UM_Priviv_1.0, whole genome shotgun sequence genome:
- the LOC125163788 gene encoding LOW QUALITY PROTEIN: olfactory receptor 2M3-like (The sequence of the model RefSeq protein was modified relative to this genomic sequence to represent the inferred CDS: deleted 1 base in 1 codon), with product MAWENQTFNSDFILVGIFNDSPTHIFLFSLVLGIFTVAFMGNTVMVLLICLDNQLHTPMYFLLSQLSLMDLMLICTTVPKMVFNYLSGRKSISLAGCGAQIFLYVSLLGAECFLLASMAYDRYVAICHPLRYSILMNQKICGLMGAFSWILGSLDGIIEAAVALSFSYCGAREIPHFFCDVPALLTLSCTNTLLFERMIFICCIIMLLFPVAVIIASYVHVIVAVIHMGSGEGPRKAFGTCSSHLMVVGMYYGAAMFIFMRPSSDRTPTQDKFVSVFYTILTPMLNPLIYSLRNKDVARAFMKVLGRGSLESKLPDNLYALFFPSTFFALCLSLCIQSIQLSN from the exons ATGGCATGGGAGAATCAGACTTTCAACTCAGACTTTATCCTGGTAGGAATCTTCAATGACAGCCCCACTCACATCTTCCTTTTCTCACTGGTCTTGGGCATCTTCACAGTGGCCTTCATGGGAAACACTGTTATGGTTCTCCTCATCTGCCTGGACAACCaactccacacccccatgtacttcctTCTCAGCCAACTCTCCCTCATGGACCTCATGCTCATCTGCACCACTGTACCCAAGATGGTTTTCAACTATTTGTCTGGCAGAAAGTCTATCTCTCTGGCTGGTTGTGGAGCCCAGATATTCTTATATGTGTCTCTGCTTGGAGCAGAATGTTTCCTGTTGGCTTCAATGGCTTATGACCGTTATGTTGCCATTTGCCACCCATTAAGATACTCAATTCTCATGAACCAGAAAATATGTGGTCTCATGGGAGCTTTTTCATGGATTCTTGGCTCACTTGATGGTATAATTGAAGCTGCAGTTGCATTGTCTTTCTCATATTGTGGTGCCCGAGAAATACCCCACTTTTTCTGTGATGTCCCTGCCCTTCTCACTCTCTCATGCACTAACACATTGTTATTTGAAAGGATGATATTTATATGCTGTATTATTATGCTTCTTTTCCCTGTAGCAGTAATCATTGCTTCCTATGTTCATGTTATTGTGGCTGTCATTCACATGGGATCTGGAGAGGGCCCACGTAAAGCTTTTGGCACCTGTTCTTCTCACCTCATGGTAGTAGGAATGTATTACGGAGCAGCCATGTTCATATTCATGAGGCCCAGTTCAGATCGTACCCCCACCCAGGACAAATTCGTGTCTGTCTTCTACACTATCCTTACTCCCATGCTGAATCCTCTCATCTATAGCCTCCGCAACAAGGATGTGGCCAGAGCATTCATGAAGGTGTTAGGAAGGGGT AGTCTGGAGAGCAAATTGCCTGATAATCTTTACGCTTTGTTTTTTCCCAGTACCTTCTTTGCTTTATGCTTAAGTTTATGTATTCAATCAATCCAATTAAGTAACTAA